TTATGTAAGTAATTAAGGGACCAGGGGTTGAGGACCAGGCAGAGGCCTAGTGGTTGAGATAGCAGTGGCTCACCCAACAACCAGAGTTTAAATCATGCCGGGAGCGAATTTCTGGAATTCTCACCAAGGAGTCTTCTTCTATATAAAAATATATGCCACCAAGGGCTAGTCCTGGTTGGTCTCATTTTTTAATCAAGGGACATTAAATGGATGAGTTCCATCATGTAAATATAGGTATGACAAAATGAACCTCAGACAATGTAGAGGAAGTTATTTTTCACAAAATCCAAAAAAGAATACAGATGACATTAAATGGATAAACGAGTTGCCAAATACCTCTATTAGTTGAACCTTTCCATATATAAACATAGGCTCATAAACTGAAGATAAATAATGCCGCCACAAACCAAGGGAGCCTAGCATTGAACTTCTACGATTATCAGTAGTTGGATTTTGCTTCTGAAAGTAAAGGGGTCATCTGATGCATATTTTCTTCAAGTGCAAGGTCTTAAGTCTAACTTTTGAATGTAGAGAGATATACAAGCTTCTTTTCTAAACTTAAAAACAGATTATTTTCTGAAACCATATATGATGTGCATATATTAGTCCTTTTTTCGTTTCTTGATAGCATCAACTGCATGGATAGTGGATTGCTTCAGGGCAGGTACAGGGATAAGAACTAAAGATTGGCTAATGGATAACACAATTAATATCATGTTCTCCCCATATACTTATGTCTGGTTTAACACACCTCACGCCGTTCAGACCTTCTAATAATTTCCAGTTTGGTTGAAAAAATAACGCAACAAACTCAGTCGGAACCAGCTTTGTAGACTACATATTGCTCTATAAATAGGTTGAACAGTGCCTATACACTATAAGGCCATTCACCAACGCTGCCTTCACTGCCAATTAGAGAATTTGTATACTTCCACAATACATTACTTACTTTTGTGGTTTAGTGTGGTCGATGTCTTCTGCTGGGAAGGGCCAGTCTGCAGGTAAGCAACAACGAGGTAAATGTGACCAGCCTCATTTACCAGTAAGCCCAAATGCCCAATGAGAGATCCTAGCTAGTCAATATATCCAGTACGAGGCCCACACGCTTGTCCAGCTAGAGATCTTCCAAGTAACTGTCAATAGTCATAGAGTATATTAGGACCTAATTTTTCAATAACCACATATTGGATGCAATACTGAAATCAACTGTAGAATAACAAATAAAATCCACATTAACAATTTCTTGCCAAATCGTTCTTTGCAGTATAAGGATGTTGCGAAGAATTGACATCATACATGAAGGGAGATTAATAAAAAAAAATATTAATGTGCCACCCGTAACATCAGTAATGAAGCACAACCATCCCTGAAGGTAGGTTCTTTTCTACCAAATAGATACCTGACTGAACCCTACAGACTGCAAAGATTGAAGAAATGCATACTTATATTTTTTTTTAACTGAATGCATATTTATAGTTATTCCTGGATATTTGCCTATGAAAAAAATACTAGCTCAGGTTATTTTAGCTAAGGTACTAACATTTGCTTTATGCAAACATGCAAGAGTTAGCAAATAACAAATATGAATGGTGCATGCACAACCATGAGGCACTGTAGCAGCCAAAATGTCAGCACCACTCACTCATAACTTCATAAGATAAGGTAGAATCAATGTACTTGAGAACAGACCATACAAATGTGATGGTATACACATATAGTAAATTAAAAACTCTTTAATCTACACTCAGTAACTTAACTGAAAGTTATTCGAAAGTTGCAAGATGGCTGTTTGGTACAGTACCACAGTACTACCAATGCTTTGCTTAAAAGTTAAAACTAGATGTACAGTGGTGATTATGCAACACAGTTCTAAAACTAGATGTACAGGGATTTCAATATATGCAGTGCAGTTTAAGCCAGATGGCTCGCTCCTGCGATATGATTTCTATCTCTCGTAACACATCAATGGAGGAGTAAGGACAAAAGAGTCTGTAAAGAGTACATTTCCAGCTATGCATGAACGCACCTACACCCATTAAGCTTGGATACGGTTTTAGGGCATTCTAAATGtaccaaataaatcttaaaagacCTATGAATCCACAGCATCATGAGTACAGGGGTACACAGAATATTTCAGTATCAAACTCATTAGTATGTCTAATGTCATACATTAAAAACACATACTGTTGCCTTCTCTCTATTTGCCGTCGAATGATACCCCATATGCGCATGAAATTATGAGGATACAAGTACTCTAATCATGCATATAAAAGATAAAGTTGTTTCGGTTCTCAGGGTGTGTGGGTGGATGGTGCAATACAGATATCCAAACTTCATATAAGTCTGGGTACACTGATACTTGTAAAAGCCACACTAAAGTGAAACCTCCAGAACTAAGTGGTTGCCTTCTTTTTTAATGCAATACGTACTATATTAGTTTATGTTCCTTGGCAGATAAGCTTGAGAAAAGGTCATAGCCAGTAGGAAATACTCTCTTCAAAATAAGCCGTATAAATTCTGGCCAAAGTCAAACaatttaaagtttgaccaagtttataaaaACTATCTACATTACCATTTTTTCTATAAACTTGATAAAAAAATTACACTGTTTGATTCTGGACAAAAGGCCTTTTTATATGAGAATAAAGGGAGTATTGCATACTGAATCACTGATAACTTGGTATAAATAAGTCTAGGGGTCTGTTTGGATTGCTTCCAACAACTGCCAAACCAATATTTTGGCGTTGACTCAGGACCTGGGTGGTCGTTTGGATGAAAGCCAATGTTCCTTCGCCTTTCCAATTATTTGGTCACCCCGTTACTTTTTCAGCCTGTGGCTTGGCCAGACCACGGCGGCGAAATCGTTCGCCAAAAATTTGGCACGCCCAGGATTTGGCAGGGCACGTGTGGGCTGAATCCAAACAGACCCTAGATATCAACACTGGCAAGCCACGTCCTGCCCCTTGCATGCATTTTTGGAATAAGCAGGCTATGCAACTTCCCAGAAGAGGTTAAAGCAGTGATGGTACTTATTAAATGATGCAATATTAAATTCATAGGAAAGTATCAAAACAATCTTATATTTAAACGACACAGATCAGAATTGAAGATAAGCACATTGTACCTAATATCTGTACAAATATATTTCAATCAACTCTGCTTCTCCATTTCAGTTTTGATTCAAGGTTGAAAAActtcaatccagatatcaccaagtCTGCAGTGACCTTCTTGAGATGCTCATTCAGCATATCCTCGTAAACAATAAAATTAGCTTCTGAAATAATATCCCGGTCTCTCATAACAGAGAACACTTGTCTAGCTCCAGTTGAAGTTGCATGCTTGCAGAAGCCATAGATGATAGCAGAGAAGGTAAGCTCTTCTATTGAGTAACCTAACTCAATCATCTCATCCACCACTTTCATGACCTTCTCTGGGCTTTTTGACCGGCAAGCTTCAATAATAGTTAAGGTGTACTTGAACTCCATTGGCCCATTCTCTACAGTTCCAAGACAATCTGTTACGAGTGAGACAGCCGCATTTATCTCCCCAACCTTGCATAGCCCTTTCACGAGAGACCAATAGGCAGAGATACTTGGTGTCCATTCTGCCTTGATCATGGAGTTGTAGCAGGAGCAAGCCTCTTGAATAGTTCCTTCATCCACAAAACAAGGGATCATATGACTATACGTACATGATTCTGGTTTGCAGTCATCTGAAAGTTTCATTTCCTCAAACAGTACTAGAGCTATCTTCCTCTCCTTGATCTTGAGCAGATTCTCGATAAGAATGTTGTAAATGGTAACACTGCAATAACCTTTTTGTCTCAAAGTCCTAAACACTTCCACAGCCTTCAATTCCCTTCCGTCCTTGCATGCAAAGAGCCTCGGGAAGTCCGCTAAAAATTCTACGACAGGCAAGCCCAGCTCGACCAATTTGTCGACCAATCCAAAAAAATTAACCATCTCACCCTTATCAGCGTAGCAAAGTAGCAAGTGTGAAACTGTCTGAGAGCTTGGCGCGAGATCCTCCTGAAGGACAATCTGAAACATCTTATACGCCTTGTCCTCCCGACCTATATCACACAGCCCGGCAATGAGTGTGTTGTATGTTCCGAGGTCAGCACGGTAGCCAGCATCCACCATTCCCTTCAACACTCTACAGCCATCCCCAACCCTCCCAGCAGCAACATACCCATCGATGAGGGACGCATACACAGCCCGGTCAACCAACAGCCCCTTTTTGGTCATCTCATCGAACAACTTAGCGGCCTCCTCTAGCATCCCAGCATCGCATAGCCCCCCAACCATTGTAGCATATGCCATTGCGTCTGGCTCCACACCATCCCTCCCCATCTCCTCCCACACCCTGATGCAGCCCTCCATGTGGCCCCTGCGCACCATGGTCTTGACGAGAGCGGTGTACACAAAGACGTCGGGCCGGCACACCTCGTCCCGCATCCTTGCGATCATCTCTAGGATCCTGTCCGTCATGCCTGCCTGGCCCAGCGCGCGGACGATGATCGCAAACGTGACTGGCATAGGCTTCACACCAGCAGCACCGTCCTTTGACATTTCATCGAACAGCTTGAGCGCGTCGTCGACATGCCCTGCGGCGGCCAGGGCGCCCAGGACGCGGTTGCAGGCGTGGACCTGCGGCTGGACGGAGAACTCGTGGCGGAACCTGCGGAGCGTGTAGAGCGCGCGGAGGGGGCGCCGCGCGGCCGTGTGGAGGCGGACGAGGAGGGTGAGCTGAGGGTGGGAGACGGGCTTGCCGTGGGCGCGGATGAGGTCGGGGAGCTGGTCGGCGGCGCCCGGGAGGCCCGCGTCGGAGAGGAGCGAGGCGAGGGCGTGGAAGGCGGGGAAGCAGTGGCGGAAGCCCTTCTGGCGGCCGGCCCAGTGGAAGAAGGGGAGGGCGAGCGGGGGAGGTGGCGGCGGGCGCGCGCTGAGGACCTCGGCCACGAGCGTGGGGGGCACGCGGCGGGGCTTGGAGAGGTCCGCGACGACGGGAGGGCCccagcggtggtggcggcggaggGCGTCGAGGAGGAAGCGCGCGAGCGGGGagaggcggcgggtggcggcgggtATGGAATGCGGCAGAGTGGGCGGCGAGCGAGGGGAGTGCGAGGGGGATGAGGGGTCCCAGTCGCGGAGGCGGAagggggcggcggaggagggggagggggaggggcgGGGTCCGGGGTTGGTGGCGCGGAGGTGGGTGATGAGGCCGCCGCGGACGGTGGGGCGGTGCGGGGACGCGCGGCGGTGGCCATGGTATATCGTGTGCCTGCGGCGGCGGTCCGCGGGAGGAGATGACGGAGAGGTCATTGCACTGTGTTGTGAGGAGGCACACCGTACTGCAGCCGTCCCGAGCAgagggaggcggaggcggaggcggaggcgcggAGGAGACAGCCGCTACAGTCTCCAACTAACGGCCGCCTCAAAGAAAAGAACAGAGTAGTGCAGCATTTAGCTCTACGAAAGATGGAAGCAGAGTTATCATACACAGCACAAAGGTGTTTTTGTTTGGAAGCTAACAAGCTCAGAAATTTTTATGGTTAAATCTTTGTATATATAGATTACATGACTGACCATACTTACTTTCTCTATACATATATTTGGAAAATTAAGGTGCTACTAAAAATAAGGATTTTCATGGGGTTCCTTTGCTGCAAGGTACATATAACAAAATATAATTTTACTGAGAGAAATTAGCAGATATAGGTGTTGTTTTTGTAATAAAAACAAACAATACATCACCTTTTTTTATAGCTTGCTCTTTTGCTGTACTATTCATATGACATTTAACATATCACCCCCAACTAATGTAacgaatatgtttggtaattggttgtaTGAGGTTAATAAGAAATATAAAGCTTAAATTTGGGTGGGAGCTAGCGCTTTACTTTTAGGTCATATGGATCACACACACAATGATTTTATGTTCAACAAGCCAAGAGTTTCTTTCTTTAATAGTAAATCTTAGCAGAAAAATCGTCAGAGAAACTTGACGAATCTGATAACAAGATGATAAGGATCAACATGATCCAGTAGGGTTTTTGGCCCAATCTTTCACCGCAAACCAAATAACCAACAACTAGGTAATTCGATCAATCGAAGATCAATCGTGAAACCCGAATACTTTAGATGTTGGAACTGATCGGAATCAACTCACACGCATAACAACGCATCATATCCTCAAGATCCGCAACCAAACACAACGATATGCACCCCTAACATTGAGACTTCTTATGGTGTATCCTTTATCTCGAAAATTCAATCTAATGATACATATGGCGTCTGCCAAAATCCTTTATAGGATGACTCTAAACACTAGTTTGGCTAGAACAAGCCCCACGCCAACTTAATGTCCCAAATGGtagaactaaacatttatttggaCATGCCCAAATACCAACTCATAAATATAAACACATACTGGAAAATAAAACATGACACACTGAAATAAACATAGAACACCAAAACATCTTTGTTTGCAACTCCATTGCCAAAACGAAGCATCATTGGCGGTGTCTTAAAGTTGGGCTTCGCCTCATCTTTATGAGGTACTTCAATGCATAGAAGTCAAAACTTCATAATATGTGGAGGTGGTGAAATAGAAAGAGTAACAGATATGCTCCCCTCATCTGTTGGATTGCATGGGACAAGAGGAAAGACATTGTTCCGGTGTAAAATCACACCCGGTGGGATTTCTATACAACCAATTGTTCTCCAACTGATCGCATCCATGTGGTAGGTTAGGTAGTTTGAGGTCCTCGGTTGATTTGGCATTGAAAGGGTAGGTCAGTCCTAACTAGATATCATTAAATTTATATCACATACACTTGTGAGTAAGCGAAGGTGGTGGTACATATTTGAAACTACCTTAAGCTCaaccattttgaaaaaaaaatccaagcatTAAGGCGAATGATTTCAAGTCTGACTACCAACACGATGATAGGGTCGGACCTCAATGGTCCTTTATGCATAAAACAGGTgcgggtgtgatacgtctccaacgtatatataatttcttatgttccatgctactttattgatgatacacacatgttttataaacactttacatcattattacgcattttccggcactaacctattaacaagatgccgaagagccagttgttgttttctgctgtttttggttccagaaatcctagtaaggaaatattctcgaaatcggacgaaatcaacgaccagggtcttatttttccacgaagcttccagaagtccgaaagggaaacgaagtggggcgacgaggcgacgccacgccagggccgcgccgccctagcgtgtgggtccctcgtgacgccccctgacctacccttccgcctacatatagccttcgtcgagaaaaccccagtaccgagagccacgatacggaaaaccttccagagacgccgccgccgccaatcccatctcgggggattcaggagatcgcctccgacacccagccggagaggggaatcatctcccggaggactcttcatcgccatgatcgcctccggattgatgtgtgagtagttcacccctggactatgggtccatagcagtagctagatggttgtcttctcctcattgtgctatcattgtcggatcttgtgagctgcctaacatgatcaagatcatctatttgtaatgctacatgttgcgtttgttgggatccgatgaatatggaatactatgttatgttgattatcaatctatcatctatgtgttgtttatgatcttgcatgctctccgttgctagtagaggctctggccaagtcgttacttgtaactccaagagggagtatttatgctcgatagtgggttcatgcctccattaaatctgggacagtgacagaaagttctaaggttgtggatgtgttgttgccactagggattaaacatcaatgctatgtctaaggatatttgtgttgattatattacgcaccatacttaatgcaattgtctgttgtttgcaacttaatactggaaggggtgcagacgctaacctgaaggtggactttttaggcatagatgcatgctggatagcggtctatgtactttgtcgtaatgcccaattaaatctcacactactcatcataatatgtatgtgcattgtcatgccatctttatttgtcaattgcccaactgtaatttgttcacccaacatgctatttcctattggagagacaccactagtgaactgtggaccccggtccattctttacatcgaatacaatctactgcaataattgttcttactgttctctgcaaacatcatcttccacactatacatctaatcctttgttacagcaagccggtgagattgacaacctcactgtcacgttggggcaaagtattttggttgtgttgtgtaggttccacgttggcgccggaatccctggtgttgcgccgcactacactccgccaccatcaaccttcaacgtgcttcttggctcctactggttcgttaaaccttggtttcttactgagggaaacttgccgctgtacgcatcacaccttcctcttggggttcccaacggacgcgtgctgtacgcgtatcaaggctaaatttctggcgccgttgccggggagatcaagacacgttgcaaggggagtcctccacttccaatctctttactttgtttttgtcttgctttattttatttactgctttgtttgctgcattatatcaaaatacaaaaaaaattagttactcgcatgtactttatttactatcttgtttgcattctccatattaaaaacacaaaaaaaattagttatttgtatttaccttatttttattatcatgactagtcccgtagctgttactctatcacctgaggaatcaatctttacttttaaacaaggtggcgaagagagttttaaagaagcctggtctagaatttttgattcttatagtaaaactgaacctaaaatgacgctaagtttgcttcttagtaatttttattttgggcttattcttcgttatagatatgccttagatgctgtagtgggaggagatttccttcactgtgatggggatcaagcttttaatgccataaaaaaattggttacatcatctagctccgctagtaattttgatccatctcttgttagtatttataatagattgaacactcttgagacaagtgtatcttgcttaaaagaagggtatggtcggattcgtgagcattttgattatgttccaataaactctgaaccttcaatgtgggaccctactattaaagttactattgatggtaaaaaaTTTAATGCTcattgtgatattatgactgaattttgccttatgcctgaaagtatttatgaatctttgacactctggggacttactgaaggtggagaaggaataactctcactgataattccgttataattcctaagggaatagctgaaggagtattcacaacccttcttggaagaacggtatccactgattatctcgttattgaatgtgtagggataggacaaatcacacttggaagatccctgctgaaactcttgggagtaaccatagatgtggggaagggcactctaaattcctccatacctggatgtggtcatatattccctaaaccaaagagtaagaataagagtaagaagggtaggcgcaaagcccctggtaagaatgccaatgcttcatctcttgataatacttgatacacaatttatgcgcctagctgaaaggcgttaaagaaaagcgcttatgggagacaacccatgattttacttctgcacttttattttatatttgagtcttggaagttgttactactgtagcaacctctccttatctttattttttgcattgttgtgccaagtaaagtctttg
This region of Lolium perenne isolate Kyuss_39 chromosome 2, Kyuss_2.0, whole genome shotgun sequence genomic DNA includes:
- the LOC127322068 gene encoding pentatricopeptide repeat-containing protein At4g20740 — its product is MTSPSSPPADRRRRHTIYHGHRRASPHRPTVRGGLITHLRATNPGPRPSPSPSSAAPFRLRDWDPSSPSHSPRSPPTLPHSIPAATRRLSPLARFLLDALRRHHRWGPPVVADLSKPRRVPPTLVAEVLSARPPPPPPLALPFFHWAGRQKGFRHCFPAFHALASLLSDAGLPGAADQLPDLIRAHGKPVSHPQLTLLVRLHTAARRPLRALYTLRRFRHEFSVQPQVHACNRVLGALAAAGHVDDALKLFDEMSKDGAAGVKPMPVTFAIIVRALGQAGMTDRILEMIARMRDEVCRPDVFVYTALVKTMVRRGHMEGCIRVWEEMGRDGVEPDAMAYATMVGGLCDAGMLEEAAKLFDEMTKKGLLVDRAVYASLIDGYVAAGRVGDGCRVLKGMVDAGYRADLGTYNTLIAGLCDIGREDKAYKMFQIVLQEDLAPSSQTVSHLLLCYADKGEMVNFFGLVDKLVELGLPVVEFLADFPRLFACKDGRELKAVEVFRTLRQKGYCSVTIYNILIENLLKIKERKIALVLFEEMKLSDDCKPESCTYSHMIPCFVDEGTIQEACSCYNSMIKAEWTPSISAYWSLVKGLCKVGEINAAVSLVTDCLGTVENGPMEFKYTLTIIEACRSKSPEKVMKVVDEMIELGYSIEELTFSAIIYGFCKHATSTGARQVFSVMRDRDIISEANFIVYEDMLNEHLKKVTADLVISGLKFFNLESKLKWRSRVD